A single Brassica rapa cultivar Chiifu-401-42 chromosome A04, CAAS_Brap_v3.01, whole genome shotgun sequence DNA region contains:
- the LOC117133676 gene encoding protein TPX2-like isoform X5, whose product MTKVELKDRAHDKTKAAASKNVAKAPAKENKKPLAFKLHSGERAVKRAMFNYSVATNYYITRLQKKQEEKLQKMIEEEEIRMLRKEMVPKAQLMPFFDRPFLPQRSSRPLTMPKEPSFGNVNSTCWTCVFNNQYYLYHIHHVHA is encoded by the exons ACCAAAGTGGAACTCAAAGACAGAGCGCATGACAAAACCAAGGCAGCCGCTTCTAAG AATGTTGCAAAAGCACCagcaaaagagaacaaaaagcCTCTTGCGTTCAAGCTTCACTCTGGCGAGAGAGCAGTGAAACGTGCCATGTTCAACTATTCG GTTGCAACTAATTACTATATCACGAGACTGcaaaagaaacaagaagagaagTTGCAAAAG ATGATAGAAGAGGAAGAGATTCGTATGCTAAGAAAGGAAATGGTTCCGAAAGCTCAACTGATGCCTTTCTTCGACCGACCTTTCCTTCCACAGAG ATCAAGCAGACCGTTGACGATGCCAAAGGAACCAAGCTTTGGAAATGTTAACAGTACTTGTTGGACTTGTGTGTTCAACAACCAATACTATCTCTATCATATTCACCATGTTCATGCTTAA